A window of the Euzebya pacifica genome harbors these coding sequences:
- the aspS gene encoding aspartate--tRNA ligase, which yields MRSHGAGTIRASDDGQEVVLAGWVARRRDHGGVAFLDLRDRSGVCQVVADPTAGEALQAVHDVRNEYVVRVTGTVRTRPEGQANEKLATGEVEVFASAVEVLSAADTPPFPIEDGIETDEGVRLTHRYVDLRRDELATRIRARAQVTSIMRRVMERHGFLDIETPILTRSTPEGARDFLVPSRLQPRSFYALPQSPQLFKQLLMVSGFERYYQIARCFRDEDLRADRQPEFTQLDVEASFVDEEDIYGVCEELMVELWNDVLGQELAVPFPRMAYEEAMRRFGSDKPDLRYAMELVDLDAVLADTGVGVFKGVLDGGGSVVAVCLPGGGELTRKEFDGWIDFAKKRGAKGLAWGVVEADGALRSPLSKFMSEGEIAEILEACDANEGDAIFFGAGETQFARELMGALRVALAHDRGMVPEGEWRFVWVTDWPMFEWDEDAKRWDALHHPFTAPAAEAADTFADDPGPALARAYDLALNGTELGGGSMRIHDRGMQEKVFELLGISKEDAEERFGFLLRGLSYGAPPHGGIAFGLDRIVMLMTGATSLRDVIPFPKTQSGGDPMTEAPAGIDTEQLTELGLRILPPPVKG from the coding sequence ATGCGATCCCATGGCGCCGGCACGATCCGCGCCAGCGACGACGGGCAGGAGGTGGTCCTGGCCGGTTGGGTTGCCCGCCGCCGCGATCACGGGGGCGTGGCGTTCCTCGACCTGCGTGACCGCAGCGGGGTGTGCCAGGTCGTGGCTGACCCCACCGCCGGTGAGGCGCTGCAGGCCGTGCACGACGTCCGCAACGAGTACGTCGTCCGCGTGACCGGCACCGTCCGGACCCGGCCCGAGGGGCAGGCCAACGAGAAGCTCGCCACCGGTGAGGTCGAGGTCTTCGCCTCGGCCGTGGAGGTGCTGAGCGCCGCCGACACCCCGCCGTTCCCCATCGAGGACGGCATCGAGACCGACGAGGGCGTGCGGCTGACGCATCGCTACGTCGACCTGCGCCGTGACGAGCTCGCCACCCGCATCCGCGCCCGCGCCCAGGTCACCTCGATCATGCGTCGGGTGATGGAGCGCCACGGCTTCCTCGACATCGAGACGCCGATCCTGACCCGCTCCACGCCCGAGGGGGCCCGCGACTTCCTCGTGCCCTCCCGCCTGCAGCCGCGGTCCTTCTACGCCCTGCCCCAGTCGCCGCAGCTGTTCAAGCAGCTGCTGATGGTGTCGGGGTTCGAGCGGTACTACCAGATCGCCCGTTGCTTCCGTGACGAGGACCTGCGCGCCGACCGGCAGCCCGAGTTCACCCAGCTCGACGTCGAGGCGTCCTTCGTCGACGAGGAGGACATCTACGGCGTCTGCGAGGAGCTGATGGTCGAGCTGTGGAACGACGTGCTCGGCCAGGAGCTTGCCGTGCCGTTCCCGCGCATGGCCTATGAAGAGGCCATGCGGCGCTTCGGCTCCGACAAGCCCGACCTGCGATACGCCATGGAGCTCGTCGACCTCGACGCGGTCCTCGCCGACACCGGCGTGGGCGTCTTCAAGGGCGTCCTCGACGGCGGCGGGTCCGTGGTCGCCGTGTGCCTGCCCGGCGGCGGCGAGCTGACCCGCAAGGAGTTCGACGGCTGGATCGACTTCGCCAAGAAGCGTGGGGCCAAGGGCCTGGCGTGGGGCGTCGTCGAGGCCGACGGTGCGCTGCGCTCGCCGCTGTCGAAGTTCATGTCGGAGGGCGAGATCGCCGAGATCCTCGAGGCGTGCGACGCCAACGAGGGCGACGCCATCTTCTTCGGGGCCGGCGAGACCCAGTTCGCCCGCGAGCTGATGGGTGCGCTGCGTGTGGCCCTGGCCCACGACCGCGGCATGGTGCCGGAGGGGGAGTGGCGCTTCGTCTGGGTCACCGACTGGCCGATGTTCGAGTGGGACGAGGACGCCAAGCGCTGGGACGCGCTGCACCACCCCTTCACCGCCCCCGCGGCCGAGGCGGCCGACACGTTCGCCGACGACCCCGGTCCGGCGCTGGCCCGTGCCTACGACCTGGCGCTCAACGGCACCGAGCTCGGTGGCGGGTCGATGCGTATCCACGACCGCGGCATGCAGGAGAAGGTCTTCGAGCTGCTGGGCATCTCCAAGGAGGACGCGGAGGAGCGCTTCGGCTTCCTGCTGCGCGGCCTGTCCTACGGCGCCCCGCCCCACGGCGGCATCGCCTTCGGCCTTGACCGGATCGTCATGCTGATGACGGGGGCGACGTCGCTTCGTGACGTGATCCCGTTCCCCAAGACGCAGTCCGGCGGCGACCCCATGACCGAGGCCCCGGCCGGCATCGACACCGAGCAGCTGACCGAGCTGGGCCTGCGCATCCTGCCGCCGCCGGTCAAGGGCTAG
- the hisS gene encoding histidine--tRNA ligase, translating to MSIPDGVKGAPDRLPPEAAAFDAVERAFLETALTYGYQRIRTPVFEHTEVFSRGVGASTDIVNKEMYTFTDRGDRSLTLRPEATAGIMRAALEGGVPKAGGLPLKISWAGECFRAENVQKGRQRMFTQVDVEALGTDDPMVDAELVLLGWEALKAAGCGEVTLLMNNLGDPEDRPGYHEVLNAYLDSVGDLPAEVEERRAINPLRAFDSKAPGMAEVMAKAPLLADHVNADAKAHYDEVCGLLADAGLAITQDPKLVRGLDYYTRTTFEYQVATLGAQSAVGGGGRYDGLAEQLGYPDRFPGIGLALGVDRTLLAITDGATPDAAQRVRCFVVPATDEVRPAAFALVTRLRREGITADIGADRRRARAQFKAADRAGADYALVLGPDEVEQQSVTVKDLRSGEQVLVAEGELLAHLR from the coding sequence GTGAGCATCCCCGACGGCGTCAAGGGCGCCCCCGACCGACTTCCCCCCGAAGCGGCCGCGTTCGACGCGGTCGAGCGGGCGTTCCTCGAGACCGCCCTCACCTACGGCTACCAGCGGATCCGCACCCCCGTCTTCGAGCACACCGAGGTGTTCTCTCGCGGCGTCGGTGCCTCCACCGACATCGTCAACAAGGAGATGTACACCTTCACCGACCGGGGCGACCGGTCGCTGACGCTGCGTCCCGAGGCGACCGCCGGCATCATGCGCGCGGCGCTGGAGGGTGGCGTGCCCAAGGCCGGCGGGCTGCCCCTGAAGATCTCCTGGGCGGGGGAGTGCTTCCGGGCGGAGAACGTCCAGAAGGGCCGGCAGCGCATGTTCACGCAGGTCGACGTCGAGGCGCTGGGCACCGACGACCCGATGGTCGACGCCGAGCTGGTCCTGCTCGGCTGGGAGGCCCTGAAGGCCGCCGGCTGCGGCGAGGTCACCCTGCTGATGAACAACCTCGGTGACCCCGAGGACCGGCCCGGCTACCACGAGGTGCTCAACGCCTACCTCGACTCCGTCGGCGACCTGCCCGCAGAGGTGGAGGAGCGCCGGGCCATCAACCCGCTGCGCGCCTTCGACTCCAAGGCCCCCGGCATGGCCGAGGTCATGGCGAAGGCGCCCCTGCTGGCCGACCACGTCAACGCCGACGCCAAGGCCCACTACGACGAGGTGTGCGGCCTGCTGGCCGACGCCGGGCTCGCCATCACCCAGGACCCGAAGCTGGTCCGCGGGCTGGACTACTACACCCGCACGACCTTCGAGTACCAGGTCGCCACGCTGGGGGCGCAGTCCGCCGTCGGTGGTGGCGGTCGCTACGACGGCCTGGCCGAGCAGCTCGGTTATCCCGACCGGTTCCCCGGCATCGGCCTCGCCCTGGGCGTGGACCGCACCCTGCTGGCCATCACCGACGGGGCCACCCCCGACGCCGCCCAGCGGGTCCGGTGCTTCGTCGTGCCGGCCACCGACGAGGTACGTCCGGCCGCGTTCGCGCTGGTCACCCGGCTTCGTCGCGAGGGCATCACCGCCGACATCGGTGCCGACCGCCGTCGTGCGCGGGCACAGTTCAAGGCCGCCGACCGCGCCGGCGCCGACTACGCCCTGGTGCTCGGCCCCGACGAGGTCGAGCAGCAGTCCGTCACCGTCAAGGACCTCCGCTCGGGCGAGCAGGTGCTGGTCGCCGAGGGCGAGCTGCTGGCCCACCTCCGCTGA
- a CDS encoding DUF5684 domain-containing protein translates to MTPVLAQNTDFGALGAVFALFGLAMLAVAILMVVAAWKVFVKAGYEGWESVLPYHNLLVGMEIAGRPRVWSLFPVVGAFLFVVPFIGPLIWLVAGVTLAIIVGMDFARSFGKDSGFGVGLALLPFVFLPILAFGDARYLGPAGPEGYQRGGSGGAPPPQAWGPPGQDPWGQPSPPGPAPGWAQQGYGPQPGYGEQPGYGQPDPYGQQPPYGDPNRPPEWGQ, encoded by the coding sequence ATGACACCGGTACTCGCACAGAACACCGACTTCGGCGCCCTCGGGGCGGTGTTCGCGCTGTTCGGCCTGGCGATGCTCGCCGTCGCGATCCTGATGGTCGTGGCGGCCTGGAAGGTCTTCGTGAAGGCGGGTTACGAGGGCTGGGAGTCGGTGCTGCCCTACCACAACCTCCTCGTGGGCATGGAGATCGCCGGTCGCCCCAGGGTCTGGTCGCTGTTCCCGGTCGTGGGCGCGTTCCTCTTCGTCGTGCCGTTCATCGGGCCGCTGATCTGGCTCGTCGCCGGCGTGACGCTGGCCATCATCGTCGGCATGGACTTCGCGAGGTCCTTCGGCAAGGACAGCGGCTTCGGGGTGGGGCTGGCGCTGCTGCCGTTCGTGTTCCTGCCCATCCTTGCGTTCGGTGACGCCCGCTACCTGGGGCCCGCCGGCCCCGAGGGCTACCAGCGCGGCGGCTCGGGAGGGGCTCCACCACCGCAGGCGTGGGGCCCGCCGGGACAGGACCCGTGGGGCCAGCCGTCACCCCCGGGCCCGGCGCCGGGCTGGGCCCAGCAGGGGTACGGCCCGCAGCCCGGGTACGGGGAGCAGCCCGGATACGGCCAGCCCGACCCCTACGGCCAGCAGCCGCCCTACGGCGATCCCAACCGGCCACCGGAGTGGGGCCAGTAA
- a CDS encoding putative bifunctional diguanylate cyclase/phosphodiesterase: protein MPALPRADMASLHDQGLVGVLWLDGEGRIEHLNDRAATLLDSTAPKLVARLLAELVRDRDAEALEQAIAAVGVEPSRTLVLHVHRAGAWAHLGMAVCRIGGTDGGVMVLLADRGPGLAQVEEAQRQTRVDALTQLQNRPLLVGLLEDRLAADDRTFAVVALNVDRLRAINDSLGHASGDAVLVTVADRLQALLRPEDAVARVAGDDFVVVCDGVSTRAHASSRVERMLAAIAQPMQVEGLDLHITASAGVMLVTNHDRPSADVVITQANDALAAAKQQGRARFLVHDDDVRTTATDRLHVETSLRRALAEQRLRVAYQPIRDMRAGRIAGAEALARWDDPELGTVTPERFMPVARDSGLVEPLTRFVLDRAVADAAAWRASSGVDVHVAVNLSAQDLSRRNLATEIATTLSGHGLPPRALRLEIVETILVEADDRVRRNLSDLRDLGISLGIDDFGTGWSSMSYLKHLPIDFVKIDKSFVMGLGTDREDTAIVRAVVGLAKSLDLTVVAEGIEHPTQMRLLTELGCDLGQGFLIGHAEPADVMAASLQASG, encoded by the coding sequence GTGCCCGCGTTGCCCAGGGCCGACATGGCCAGCCTCCACGACCAGGGGCTGGTCGGCGTGCTCTGGCTGGATGGCGAGGGCCGCATCGAGCACCTCAACGACCGCGCGGCGACGTTGCTCGACAGCACGGCCCCGAAGCTCGTCGCCAGGTTGCTGGCCGAGCTGGTGCGTGACCGGGACGCCGAGGCGCTCGAGCAGGCGATCGCCGCCGTGGGTGTCGAGCCGAGCCGGACCCTCGTGCTGCACGTGCACCGCGCCGGGGCGTGGGCACACCTCGGGATGGCCGTCTGTCGGATCGGGGGAACCGACGGGGGGGTCATGGTGCTGCTCGCCGACCGCGGCCCGGGACTGGCGCAGGTGGAGGAGGCGCAGCGGCAGACGCGGGTCGACGCCCTCACCCAGCTGCAGAACCGTCCGTTGTTGGTCGGCCTCCTGGAGGACCGGCTGGCCGCCGACGACCGCACGTTCGCCGTCGTCGCCCTCAACGTCGACCGGCTGAGGGCCATCAACGACAGCCTGGGCCACGCCAGCGGCGATGCGGTGCTGGTCACGGTCGCCGACCGGTTGCAGGCCCTCCTGCGGCCGGAGGATGCGGTGGCGCGCGTGGCCGGCGACGACTTCGTGGTGGTGTGCGACGGCGTGTCGACCCGGGCCCACGCCTCCAGCCGGGTCGAGCGGATGCTCGCCGCGATCGCCCAGCCGATGCAGGTGGAGGGGCTGGACCTGCACATCACCGCCTCGGCCGGCGTGATGCTGGTCACGAACCACGACCGGCCGAGCGCCGACGTGGTGATCACCCAGGCCAACGACGCCCTGGCCGCGGCCAAGCAGCAGGGGCGGGCACGGTTCCTCGTCCACGACGACGACGTCAGGACCACCGCCACCGATCGTCTCCATGTCGAGACGTCGCTGCGGCGGGCGCTGGCCGAGCAGCGGCTCCGGGTCGCCTACCAGCCGATCCGGGACATGCGGGCAGGACGGATCGCCGGGGCCGAGGCCCTGGCGCGATGGGACGATCCCGAGCTCGGCACCGTCACCCCCGAACGGTTCATGCCGGTCGCCCGCGACAGCGGACTGGTCGAGCCGCTGACCCGCTTCGTGCTGGACCGGGCGGTCGCCGACGCGGCCGCGTGGCGCGCGTCCTCGGGTGTCGACGTCCACGTCGCCGTCAACCTGTCGGCGCAGGACCTGTCACGGCGCAACCTGGCCACCGAGATCGCCACGACGCTGAGCGGCCACGGCCTGCCGCCGCGGGCGCTCCGGCTGGAGATCGTGGAGACCATCCTGGTCGAGGCCGACGACCGGGTGCGGCGCAACCTCAGCGACCTGCGGGACCTCGGCATCAGCCTGGGCATCGACGACTTCGGGACCGGCTGGTCGTCCATGAGCTACCTCAAGCACCTGCCGATCGACTTCGTCAAGATCGACAAGTCCTTCGTGATGGGGCTGGGCACCGACCGGGAGGACACCGCGATCGTCCGCGCCGTCGTGGGGCTGGCGAAGTCCCTCGACCTGACCGTGGTCGCCGAGGGCATCGAGCACCCCACGCAGATGCGGCTGCTCACCGAGCTCGGCTGCGACCTCGGCCAGGGGTTCCTGATCGGCCACGCCGAACCGGCCGACGTGATGGCCGCCAGCCTGCAGGCCAGCGGCTGA
- a CDS encoding DUF5684 domain-containing protein, with protein sequence MHTPVLAQASDAAAAGIVIVAVVIGLAIIGFMIATFWKIFEKAGEEGWKAIIPIYNQVVILQIIGRPVWWVAFFVAQVVPFLNLIAWIPALVFTVIMMIDLAKSFGKDTGFGVGLAFLPFIFGPILAFGDARYLGPAGPEPRPGYANLGGGGYGQQGFAAGYQAPQQWGQPDPYGQQPQQWGQQPDAYGQPQAPQQWGQPAQPEQGGWGQPAQPDQGGWGQPAQPDQGGWGQQPQQGWGQPEQPGQPDQQGGWGQPDDDKGYPPPPVS encoded by the coding sequence ATGCACACTCCAGTCCTGGCCCAGGCCAGTGATGCCGCAGCAGCCGGCATCGTCATCGTCGCCGTCGTCATCGGTCTGGCCATCATCGGCTTCATGATCGCCACGTTCTGGAAGATCTTCGAGAAGGCGGGCGAGGAGGGATGGAAGGCGATCATCCCGATCTACAACCAGGTCGTGATCCTGCAGATCATCGGCCGGCCCGTCTGGTGGGTCGCGTTCTTCGTCGCCCAGGTGGTGCCGTTCCTCAACCTGATCGCCTGGATCCCGGCGCTGGTCTTCACCGTCATCATGATGATCGACCTGGCCAAGTCCTTCGGCAAGGACACCGGGTTCGGCGTGGGACTGGCCTTCCTGCCCTTCATCTTCGGCCCGATCCTGGCCTTCGGTGACGCCCGCTACCTGGGCCCGGCCGGTCCCGAACCACGCCCCGGCTACGCCAACCTCGGCGGTGGCGGCTACGGCCAGCAGGGCTTCGCGGCCGGCTACCAGGCGCCGCAGCAGTGGGGCCAGCCCGACCCCTACGGCCAGCAGCCCCAGCAGTGGGGCCAGCAGCCCGACGCCTACGGCCAGCCGCAGGCACCCCAGCAGTGGGGCCAGCCCGCCCAGCCCGAGCAGGGTGGCTGGGGCCAGCCCGCCCAGCCCGACCAGGGTGGCTGGGGTCAGCCGGCACAGCCCGACCAGGGTGGCTGGGGCCAGCAGCCGCAGCAGGGGTGGGGCCAGCCCGAGCAGCCCGGGCAGCCCGACCAGCAGGGTGGCTGGGGCCAGCCGGACGACGACAAGGGTTACCCGCCGCCGCCCGTCAGCTGA
- a CDS encoding bifunctional (p)ppGpp synthetase/guanosine-3',5'-bis(diphosphate) 3'-pyrophosphohydrolase translates to MVQALKRSASRVDLKLILRAYEVADAAHSGQKRKSGEPYIIHPIGVAEILADLGADTATMCAALLHDVVEDTEWTLDDLRKEFGDATAALVDGVTKLERVAVQSKEEQQAESLRKMLLAMADDYRVLLIKLADRLHNMRTIHHMPRHKQEEKAAETLSIYAPLAHRLGMQQFKWELEDRSFQCMHPKRYDEIKAMVAERQPGRDVYIQQVLADVTERLRGVKIRAQVTGRQKHYWSIYEKMVIRGKEFDEIYDLVGIRVIVDSVKDCYAALGTLHAVWRPVPGRFKDYIAMPKFNLYQSLHTTVVGPGGKTMEVQIRTHSMHRTAEFGVAAHWRYKETNRAAGEGGGDAQWLEHMLDMESSTRDSPGEFMRGVTLDLYADEVFVFTPDGDIRQLPRGSTPVDFAYAIHTEVGHRTIGARVNDRLVPLEYELRNGETVEVLLSSSKDSGPSRDWLEFVGSSRARSKIRAWFSRERREDAIDRGREDLRKALSKSGRGWKRLIRSPELMEIAQNHNYADFDSLYRAIGDGHITAKAIAQQLGQKLAAAEAPPLPDEDEEAYSSPAVVEEAPRRSSEAVIVEGIDDVLVTLARCCTPVPRDDIMGFVTRGRGISVHRTDCPNAASLRAQDDRLVEVRWNTQTPATFRVTVDVEALDRKHLLRDITTVLGDEHVNILSANVTTKRDRIALLRFTFELADITHFDHVIRQVKRVESVYDAYRVIPRAAGGGRVPDGA, encoded by the coding sequence CTGGTCCAGGCGCTCAAGCGGTCTGCCTCGAGGGTCGACCTCAAGCTGATCCTGAGGGCCTACGAGGTCGCCGACGCCGCCCATTCGGGGCAGAAGCGCAAGTCCGGCGAGCCCTACATCATCCACCCGATCGGGGTGGCAGAGATCCTGGCCGACCTGGGCGCGGACACCGCCACGATGTGCGCGGCCCTCCTGCACGACGTGGTCGAGGACACCGAGTGGACCCTCGACGACCTGCGCAAGGAGTTCGGCGACGCCACCGCCGCGCTGGTCGACGGGGTCACCAAGCTCGAACGCGTCGCCGTGCAGTCCAAGGAGGAACAGCAGGCCGAGTCGCTGCGCAAGATGCTGCTGGCGATGGCCGACGACTACCGCGTCCTCCTCATCAAGCTGGCCGATCGCCTGCACAACATGCGGACGATCCACCACATGCCGCGCCACAAGCAGGAGGAGAAGGCCGCCGAGACCCTCTCCATCTACGCCCCCCTGGCGCACCGGCTGGGCATGCAGCAGTTCAAGTGGGAGCTGGAGGACCGGTCCTTCCAGTGCATGCACCCCAAGCGGTACGACGAGATCAAGGCGATGGTGGCCGAGCGGCAGCCCGGTCGTGACGTCTACATCCAGCAGGTCCTCGCCGACGTCACCGAGCGCCTGCGGGGCGTGAAGATCCGCGCGCAGGTCACCGGCCGACAGAAGCATTACTGGTCGATCTACGAGAAGATGGTCATCCGCGGCAAGGAGTTCGACGAGATCTACGACCTCGTCGGCATCCGGGTCATCGTGGACTCCGTCAAGGACTGCTACGCGGCCCTCGGCACCCTCCATGCGGTCTGGCGTCCGGTCCCCGGGCGGTTCAAGGACTACATCGCGATGCCCAAGTTCAACCTCTACCAGTCGTTGCACACGACGGTGGTCGGGCCGGGCGGCAAGACGATGGAGGTGCAGATCCGCACCCATTCCATGCACCGGACCGCCGAGTTCGGTGTCGCGGCCCACTGGCGCTACAAGGAGACCAACCGCGCCGCCGGCGAGGGGGGTGGCGACGCCCAGTGGCTGGAGCACATGCTCGACATGGAGTCCTCCACCAGGGACTCACCCGGCGAGTTCATGCGCGGGGTCACCCTCGACCTGTACGCCGACGAGGTGTTCGTCTTCACCCCCGACGGCGACATCCGCCAGCTGCCCCGCGGCTCGACCCCCGTGGACTTCGCCTACGCCATCCACACCGAGGTCGGCCACCGCACCATCGGCGCCCGGGTCAACGACCGGCTGGTCCCGCTGGAGTACGAGCTGCGCAACGGCGAGACCGTCGAGGTGCTGCTGTCGTCCTCCAAGGACTCCGGCCCCTCGCGTGACTGGCTGGAGTTCGTCGGCTCGTCGAGGGCCCGCTCCAAGATCCGTGCCTGGTTCAGCCGCGAACGGCGCGAGGACGCCATCGACCGTGGCCGCGAGGACCTTCGCAAGGCCCTGTCGAAGTCCGGTCGGGGCTGGAAGCGGCTGATCCGCTCGCCCGAGCTGATGGAGATCGCGCAGAACCACAACTACGCCGACTTCGACTCCCTCTACCGGGCCATCGGCGACGGGCACATCACCGCCAAGGCGATCGCCCAGCAACTCGGCCAGAAGCTTGCCGCGGCCGAGGCACCACCGCTGCCCGACGAGGACGAGGAGGCCTACTCGTCCCCCGCCGTCGTCGAGGAGGCACCCCGTCGGTCCAGCGAGGCCGTCATCGTCGAGGGGATCGACGACGTCCTGGTCACCCTCGCCCGGTGCTGCACGCCGGTACCGCGCGACGACATCATGGGCTTCGTGACCCGGGGGAGGGGCATCAGCGTGCACCGCACCGACTGTCCCAACGCCGCGTCGCTGCGTGCCCAGGACGACCGGCTGGTCGAGGTCCGCTGGAACACCCAGACCCCGGCGACGTTCCGCGTGACCGTCGACGTCGAGGCGCTGGACCGCAAGCACCTCCTGCGCGACATCACCACCGTCCTCGGCGACGAACACGTCAACATCCTGTCGGCCAACGTCACCACCAAGCGCGACCGGATCGCCCTGCTGCGGTTCACCTTCGAGCTGGCCGACATCACCCACTTCGACCACGTCATCCGCCAGGTCAAGCGGGTCGAGAGCGTCTACGACGCCTACCGCGTCATCCCCCGCGCCGCCGGTGGCGGCCGCGTGCCCGACGGCGCCTGA
- a CDS encoding MBL fold metallo-hydrolase, with the protein MSQPFVDVLTLGVWQANCYIVGDSERGTAFVVDPGQDGEGPVTKALAARGVTCEAILLTHAHLDHLWSAPELARSLDVGVRMHEEDRWLWDEPGAGIGAAPGNLEAQFGLVWDPPHERLETFRDEHTMTIAGMQVDVRHTPGHTPGSSVFITDDLGDAPVMISGDLIFAGSVGRTDFLRGSWEEEARSIHRVVLPQPDDMRIISGHGPETTVGAERRSNPFVHQIMADLGSPEPAIGKPVTKQRRGL; encoded by the coding sequence ATGTCGCAACCCTTCGTCGATGTGCTGACCCTCGGCGTGTGGCAGGCCAACTGCTACATCGTCGGTGACTCCGAACGCGGGACCGCGTTCGTGGTCGATCCCGGCCAGGACGGGGAGGGGCCTGTCACCAAGGCCCTCGCCGCCCGCGGGGTGACCTGCGAGGCGATCCTGCTGACCCACGCCCACCTCGACCACCTGTGGTCGGCGCCGGAGCTTGCGCGGAGCCTCGACGTCGGCGTGCGCATGCACGAGGAGGACCGCTGGCTGTGGGACGAACCGGGTGCCGGCATCGGCGCGGCGCCGGGCAACCTCGAGGCCCAGTTCGGCCTGGTCTGGGACCCGCCGCACGAGCGGCTGGAGACCTTCCGCGACGAGCACACCATGACCATCGCCGGCATGCAGGTCGACGTCCGCCACACCCCCGGCCACACGCCGGGATCCTCGGTCTTCATCACCGACGACCTCGGCGACGCGCCGGTGATGATCTCCGGTGACCTGATCTTCGCCGGCTCCGTCGGCCGCACCGACTTCCTGCGCGGGTCGTGGGAGGAGGAGGCCCGGTCCATCCACCGTGTCGTCCTGCCCCAGCCCGACGACATGCGCATCATCTCCGGCCACGGCCCCGAGACCACCGTCGGCGCCGAACGCCGCAGCAACCCGTTCGTGCACCAGATCATGGCCGACCTCGGGTCGCCCGAGCCCGCCATCGGCAAGCCCGTGACCAAGCAGAGGCGTGGACTGTGA